The following are encoded in a window of Centroberyx gerrardi isolate f3 chromosome 1, fCenGer3.hap1.cur.20231027, whole genome shotgun sequence genomic DNA:
- the LOC139909919 gene encoding phenazine biosynthesis-like domain-containing protein 1: MEIPVFTVDAFTNLPFKGNPAAICPLLHELSDELYQRIAAEMNLSETAFITRLNPADDFTTGSRFRLRWFTPTNEVNLCGHATLASAAVLFQHKKNVNPTVTFETKSGELCVTQRGEGIVMDFPLNPPTRQDPNEFRDIIKAAVGNHPVQDVYLSSTTKKLMVRLADSCDRSVLTSLKVDPVALLSNERSGKVKGLIVTMKGSPDCQPGYDFYSRFFSPWNGIPEDPVTGSAHTVLACYWSDKLGKKKMLAYQCSSRGGELELEVRDDGRINIAGQTVTVLQGTITL, translated from the exons ATGGAGATCCCAGTGTTTACGGTGGATGCATTCACCAATTTACCATTCAAAGGAAACCCAGCGGCAATTTGTCCACTTTTGCAT GAGCTGAGCGATGAATTGTACCAGAGGATAGCAGCAGAGatgaacctgtcagaaacaGCTTTCATCACCAGGCTCAACCCCGCGGACGATTTCACTACAG GATCCAGGTTCCGCCTCCGATGGTTCACACCGACCAATGAGGTGAACTTGTGTGGTCATGCCACTCTGGCCTCTGCAGCAGTGCTGTTTCAGCATAAGA AGAATGTGAATCCCACAGTGACATTTGAGACTAAGAGTGGAGAACTGTGTGTTACCCAGCGGGGGGAAGGCATCGTCATGGACTTCCCTCTCAACCCACCCACCCGGCAG GATCCCAATGAGTTCAGAGACATCATCAAG gcTGCAGTCGGGAACCACCCAGTCCAGGATGTCTATCTGAGCTCCACAACCAAGAAACTGATGGTTCGACTGGCTGACAGCTGTGACAG GTCAGTTCTGACCAGTCTGAAGGTGGACCCTGTCGCTCTTCTGTCCAATGAGAGGAGCGGCAAAGTGAAAGGACTCATCGTCACCATGAAAG GATCCCCGGACTGCCAGCCAGGGTATGACTTCTACTCCAGATTTTTCTCTCCATGGAACGGCATCCCAGAGGATCCGGTCACTG GCTCTGCTCATACAGTTCTTGCTTGCTACTGGTCTGACAAACTAGGCAAGAAGAAGATGCTGG cttacCAGTGCTCCAGTCGAGGCGGGGAGCTGGAACTAGAAGTGAGGGATGATGGGAGAATCAACATAGCTGGACAGACCGTCACCGTACTGCAGGGAACGATCACACTATAG
- the hnrnph3 gene encoding heterogeneous nuclear ribonucleoprotein H3 isoform X1 gives MCCCCVVLLVAVRMSLNEEGYVVRIRGLPWSCTQEEVASFFSDCDIVGKINGVCFTFSKEGRPSGEAFVELKTAEDFKNAIAKDRKYMGHRYIEVFKSNRSEMDWVLKRSGPADYDGCSGCMLRLRGLPFGCSKEEIVQFFSGLRIVPNGITLPVDYQGRSTGEAFVQFASKEIAEKALGKHKERIGHRYIEIFKSSRNEIRAYYELPRRGMGGQRPGPYDRPMMGGPRGGFFGPGPSRGGALMDTMRSGGGYGGGYGGFDNYNGFNNYCFGNGMFDDRVRGERGGRGMGGHGYGGTGDTGSGFHSGHFVHMRGLPFRATEGDIAKFFSPLSPLRVHIDVAPNGKSTGEADVEFRSHEDAVAAMSKDKNHMQHRYIELFLNSTASGAAEISRGGGGYYSNSGGGGDSRGSGLRGAF, from the exons atgtgttgctgctgtgttgtgCTCCTTGTGGCAGTGAGAATGTCTTTGAACGAGGAGGGTTATGTGGTGAGGATCAGAGGACTGCCCTGGTCCTGCACTCAGGAGGAGGTGGCCAGCTTCTTCTCTG ACTGTGACATCGTGGGGAAGATAAACGGGGTGTGTTTCACCTTCTCTAAAGAAGGCCGTCCTAGCGGAGAGGCCTTTGTAGAGCTGAAAACAGCTGAGGATTTCAAGAACGCCATTGCCAAGGACCGTAAATACATGGGACACCGATACATAGAAG tGTTCAAGTCAAACCGTAGTGAGATGGACTGGGTGTTGAAACGTAGTGGCCCTGCTGACTATGACGGCTGCAGTGGCTGCATGCTGAGACTCAGAGGCCTGCCCTTTGGCTGCAGCAAGGAAGAGATCGTTCAGTTCTTCTCAG GGTTGAGAATCGTGCCAAATGGGATTACTCTGCCAGTGGACTACCAGGGGAGGAGCACAGGGGAAGCCTTCGTGCAGTTTGCCTCAAAGGAGATAGCAGAAAAGGCTctggggaaacacaaggaaagaaTAGGGCACAG GTACATAGAGATTTTTAAGAGCAGCCGCAATGAGATCAGAGCCTACTATGAGCTGCCCCGACGTGGGATGGGGGGCCAGAGACCGGGGCCCTATGATAGGCCCATGATGGGGGGGCCCAGAGGAGGGTTCTTTGGGCCCGGGCCCAGCCGTGGAGGGGCACTAATGGACACCATGAGGAGCGGAGGAGGCTACGGAGGAG GTTATGGTGGCTTTGACAACTACAATGGCTTCAACAATTACTGTTTTGGCAATGGCATGTTTGATGAccgggtgagaggagagaggggaggaagag ggatGGGGGGCCATGGCTATGGTGGGACAGGTGACACTGGCTCAGGATTCCACAGTGGCCATTTTGTCCATATGAGGGGTCTGCCATTCCGTGCTACAGAAGGAGACATTGCTAAA ttcttctctcctctgagtCCACTGAGGGTCCACATTGATGTGGCTCCAAACGGCAAGTCGACTGGAGAGGCAGATGTGGAGTTCCGCTCCCACGAAGACGCCGTGGCGGCCATGTCCAAGGACAAGAACCACATGC AGCACCGCTATATTGAGCTGTTTCTCAACTCAACAGCCAGCGGAGCAGCTGAAATTA GTCGTGGTGGAGGTGGTTACTATAGTAACTCAGGAGGAGGCGGAGACTCGCGGGGCAGTGGGCTGCGAGGTGCAttctga
- the hnrnph3 gene encoding heterogeneous nuclear ribonucleoprotein H3 isoform X2 has product MSLNEEGYVVRIRGLPWSCTQEEVASFFSDCDIVGKINGVCFTFSKEGRPSGEAFVELKTAEDFKNAIAKDRKYMGHRYIEVFKSNRSEMDWVLKRSGPADYDGCSGCMLRLRGLPFGCSKEEIVQFFSGLRIVPNGITLPVDYQGRSTGEAFVQFASKEIAEKALGKHKERIGHRYIEIFKSSRNEIRAYYELPRRGMGGQRPGPYDRPMMGGPRGGFFGPGPSRGGALMDTMRSGGGYGGGYGGFDNYNGFNNYCFGNGMFDDRVRGERGGRGMGGHGYGGTGDTGSGFHSGHFVHMRGLPFRATEGDIAKFFSPLSPLRVHIDVAPNGKSTGEADVEFRSHEDAVAAMSKDKNHMQHRYIELFLNSTASGAAEISRGGGGYYSNSGGGGDSRGSGLRGAF; this is encoded by the exons ATGTCTTTGAACGAGGAGGGTTATGTGGTGAGGATCAGAGGACTGCCCTGGTCCTGCACTCAGGAGGAGGTGGCCAGCTTCTTCTCTG ACTGTGACATCGTGGGGAAGATAAACGGGGTGTGTTTCACCTTCTCTAAAGAAGGCCGTCCTAGCGGAGAGGCCTTTGTAGAGCTGAAAACAGCTGAGGATTTCAAGAACGCCATTGCCAAGGACCGTAAATACATGGGACACCGATACATAGAAG tGTTCAAGTCAAACCGTAGTGAGATGGACTGGGTGTTGAAACGTAGTGGCCCTGCTGACTATGACGGCTGCAGTGGCTGCATGCTGAGACTCAGAGGCCTGCCCTTTGGCTGCAGCAAGGAAGAGATCGTTCAGTTCTTCTCAG GGTTGAGAATCGTGCCAAATGGGATTACTCTGCCAGTGGACTACCAGGGGAGGAGCACAGGGGAAGCCTTCGTGCAGTTTGCCTCAAAGGAGATAGCAGAAAAGGCTctggggaaacacaaggaaagaaTAGGGCACAG GTACATAGAGATTTTTAAGAGCAGCCGCAATGAGATCAGAGCCTACTATGAGCTGCCCCGACGTGGGATGGGGGGCCAGAGACCGGGGCCCTATGATAGGCCCATGATGGGGGGGCCCAGAGGAGGGTTCTTTGGGCCCGGGCCCAGCCGTGGAGGGGCACTAATGGACACCATGAGGAGCGGAGGAGGCTACGGAGGAG GTTATGGTGGCTTTGACAACTACAATGGCTTCAACAATTACTGTTTTGGCAATGGCATGTTTGATGAccgggtgagaggagagaggggaggaagag ggatGGGGGGCCATGGCTATGGTGGGACAGGTGACACTGGCTCAGGATTCCACAGTGGCCATTTTGTCCATATGAGGGGTCTGCCATTCCGTGCTACAGAAGGAGACATTGCTAAA ttcttctctcctctgagtCCACTGAGGGTCCACATTGATGTGGCTCCAAACGGCAAGTCGACTGGAGAGGCAGATGTGGAGTTCCGCTCCCACGAAGACGCCGTGGCGGCCATGTCCAAGGACAAGAACCACATGC AGCACCGCTATATTGAGCTGTTTCTCAACTCAACAGCCAGCGGAGCAGCTGAAATTA GTCGTGGTGGAGGTGGTTACTATAGTAACTCAGGAGGAGGCGGAGACTCGCGGGGCAGTGGGCTGCGAGGTGCAttctga
- the hnrnph3 gene encoding heterogeneous nuclear ribonucleoprotein H3 isoform X3, translated as MGHRYIEVFKSNRSEMDWVLKRSGPADYDGCSGCMLRLRGLPFGCSKEEIVQFFSGLRIVPNGITLPVDYQGRSTGEAFVQFASKEIAEKALGKHKERIGHRYIEIFKSSRNEIRAYYELPRRGMGGQRPGPYDRPMMGGPRGGFFGPGPSRGGALMDTMRSGGGYGGGYGGFDNYNGFNNYCFGNGMFDDRVRGERGGRGMGGHGYGGTGDTGSGFHSGHFVHMRGLPFRATEGDIAKFFSPLSPLRVHIDVAPNGKSTGEADVEFRSHEDAVAAMSKDKNHMQHRYIELFLNSTASGAAEISRGGGGYYSNSGGGGDSRGSGLRGAF; from the exons ATGGGACACCGATACATAGAAG tGTTCAAGTCAAACCGTAGTGAGATGGACTGGGTGTTGAAACGTAGTGGCCCTGCTGACTATGACGGCTGCAGTGGCTGCATGCTGAGACTCAGAGGCCTGCCCTTTGGCTGCAGCAAGGAAGAGATCGTTCAGTTCTTCTCAG GGTTGAGAATCGTGCCAAATGGGATTACTCTGCCAGTGGACTACCAGGGGAGGAGCACAGGGGAAGCCTTCGTGCAGTTTGCCTCAAAGGAGATAGCAGAAAAGGCTctggggaaacacaaggaaagaaTAGGGCACAG GTACATAGAGATTTTTAAGAGCAGCCGCAATGAGATCAGAGCCTACTATGAGCTGCCCCGACGTGGGATGGGGGGCCAGAGACCGGGGCCCTATGATAGGCCCATGATGGGGGGGCCCAGAGGAGGGTTCTTTGGGCCCGGGCCCAGCCGTGGAGGGGCACTAATGGACACCATGAGGAGCGGAGGAGGCTACGGAGGAG GTTATGGTGGCTTTGACAACTACAATGGCTTCAACAATTACTGTTTTGGCAATGGCATGTTTGATGAccgggtgagaggagagaggggaggaagag ggatGGGGGGCCATGGCTATGGTGGGACAGGTGACACTGGCTCAGGATTCCACAGTGGCCATTTTGTCCATATGAGGGGTCTGCCATTCCGTGCTACAGAAGGAGACATTGCTAAA ttcttctctcctctgagtCCACTGAGGGTCCACATTGATGTGGCTCCAAACGGCAAGTCGACTGGAGAGGCAGATGTGGAGTTCCGCTCCCACGAAGACGCCGTGGCGGCCATGTCCAAGGACAAGAACCACATGC AGCACCGCTATATTGAGCTGTTTCTCAACTCAACAGCCAGCGGAGCAGCTGAAATTA GTCGTGGTGGAGGTGGTTACTATAGTAACTCAGGAGGAGGCGGAGACTCGCGGGGCAGTGGGCTGCGAGGTGCAttctga